The Juglans microcarpa x Juglans regia isolate MS1-56 chromosome 8D, Jm3101_v1.0, whole genome shotgun sequence genomic sequence tgaaaaaattacattgaaatttgaaaaagttgaattgtttattatattttgtgtaaaaatttaaaaaaattataatgatgaaataagatgagatgaaatactttttgaattcaaacggcCTTAGTCTTTAGTTGTGATTGTAACACGTTGCTGATTAATAAAGATGATAtaaaggagaaataaggaagaaggaaatcacgaaagttcattttcagaatcatctttcttacttcaTCTTCTCTCCCtactctctcttcttcttcttcttacctCAATTCTGGAGATTGACTATCTCGAACAGAGTCAACACGTAGTGGACATTATTACCAAGCATATACCCAGGTTGGTGGTGATTGTCTACAACTTTGCTTTCGCAAATAATCTTGCTCTCAGCTCCTCTGCTACAGCATCAATGAACTGTTCTGTATTCAGATACAGAGACCTGGCGACCCTATACaaatcatgaaagtttttattgTGTGAAAGTTAAGCATAACAGCAGAAATTTTAACAGAAATATCCTTTAGACAGAAATTACTTGGGCCCATGAATAGGAAGTGCAAGATCCTTAGTCATCTTCCCAGATTCGACAGTTCCAATACATGCTGCTTCCAGCTTCTCAGTAAAATCCGAAAGTCTGGAATTGCCATCCAACTTTGCCCTGATGACATTGATTTGCTcgatttttcatataaaatacttcagtattaaaaagaaacattcataaaaaattcctAAAACTTTAACTTTCAAGAACAAAAGTGGTACTAGAGATCATAGATAATATAAGAAAggggaaacttccgagggtgcagTGCACaggaccggggtttactctaCAGGGATGGATTCGAAGGGCCTGCCTTGAAGAGGTTctccgacataaaaaaaaaaaaagaaatatatatatatatatatatatatatatatatatatatataagaaagggGAAAATACACAGCCCCCTAAAACTACCATACATTGAggaatgctactcatcatcttaattttcatcatcctcccatcatcctatgatgtatcattagatgatttgagattatttattatatttcacttataaacctatcatctaatgccacatcatgggatgatgagaggatgatgaaagTTAGGATGTTGACtagattttttctttgtaattatcACTCTCTCTCAAAACTATCAATTTTGGCACTCAAACTACCAAAAAATTTCAACACACCCTCTTTTCCCTctaaaaagtcaaaatttgcCCCTATAATGGGGAAAAAactaaaagcaaaaacaaaaaaaaaaaaaagtgaccgGTCGTTTAAATTCTATTTATGAAGGGTTTTTGTGTCACCTATTTTAAGGGCAGGATTATTGCAATTTTTAGGTCGTTTTGGGGAGGGGGCGATGGCTGGAATCGATAGTATGGGGGTAATTGCAAATCAATTGGTAGTTTGAGGGTTATATGTATTTTCTCAAgtaagaaatcattttgatACAATGATACGCAATACCTGTGTGCAAGACCCCGTGTCCAAGCAAAGATTGATGCTATGCTGTTTGTGCTGGTTTCACCTCCTCTCTGATGAACCCGGAAATGGCGGGTTACAGTCCCATGGGCTGCTTCAGCTTCAATGGTCTTTCCATCTGGGCAAACCTGAAATACCAGTCCAACCTTTTACCgatcaaagaaaataacaaacacCAGTCCAACCTTTTGTGACCCAGAAGAAGGATATCTTATATGAAATAACAAACATGCGAAGATATTAAATGCTAGAAAGTCAACCTTGAGCAGGTGGAAAATGGACCTAAAAAGAAAGCAGGAGAAAAAATGAGAACAAGATATACCAGTACTGAAGTCATCAGCCCAAGAGATCCGAATCCTGTACCAATGATAAAGAGTTCTTTGTCATAAACCAAACACAGATGATTAAATACCTACCTAGTCTTTCCACAAAAAGCAATGTCACTCACCAGccttttatttatcattctcCCGTCATCCCgtgatgtggcattaaatgatgAAAACTATTTGTTATGTTTCACTTGTCAACTAATCATTTGAtgcaacttataaaaaaaaactaatcatttGATTCCATATCAAGGGATATTGAAAGGATGatggttaaaaaaatgatgaataacatttttcttccaAGAACCAAAATTTACAAAGATCAACATGTGATTTGCAGgtattattattacatatagATACAAACCTTGGGCTAAGAAATCACTCTGCACATCCCCATCATAATTTTTGCATGCCCAGACATAGCCTCCTTCACTTTTAAGAGCATATGCTACCATATCATCTATTAGACGGTGTTCATACCTATCAATTCAGCCATATAAGTTGATGCAAAACTACTTAAACTGGATAAACTAACTAGTATGATGGACTGGATATCTCACCATATCCCTGCAGCCTCAAACTTAGACTTCCATTGGGTTTCATAAATTTCCTGAAATATGTCCTTGAATCTTCATGAAAATCATGTGGTAAGCAAATCACAATACATAACCAGAAAGGCAGACACTAAAtttcaaaacagaaaaagaagaaagaaaaggtaaATTGTTGAAAATCAAACAGCCTCTTCAAGTGTTAGGTGACAGCATACCTTCCATCATATTTCTTAAGAATGGTGTTTTTGGTGCTAAGATAAAGTGGCCACCTCTTTAGGTATGCAGTGTTCATTGAAGCCTCAGCGAAAGCACGAATGGACTGTTCTCAAAGTCCAAAAATGACAACAATAAGTAAACACTAAAAACTCCAATTTCTTCTAGCAAGTAAACTTCAAGTCAGGCACCAAGCAAAAATGGGaatgaggataaaaaaaaaggcttaataACTCTGGACCTCATCGGTGTTGTACATGGATAGAGCTACACCTCCAGCACCAGTAAAGTTGAAAACTTCGAACTCTTTCTTCTCATAATGTCCATCAGGTACTGCAGAAACTCCAATTTCCCTTATAAGATGATTACATACTAGGAGGGCATTGATGGAAATATAGGGACTGAAAAATTAAGCTAAATTCAGCTTTTGTGCAGCAGTTTGGCTAATCTCTGTGAAAAGCAAAATTAACATGACAATGAAAGCCATAGGAAATAGAATTTTACCAAAAACCAATTTAAGCTTTCCAGATCCCTGTATAACAGTATCAGTTGCTCGGTACTGATCACCAAAAGCATGTCTTCCAATGCATATTGGCTTGGTCCAACCTGAAGTGAAAATCAATTAAATCTGCACACTTATCTTAATCATACGAAGAAAACGGgcatatcaagaaaacataacaaaccTGGGACAAGTCGGGGGATGTTTTTGCACATGATTGGTTCTCTAAAAACAGTGCCTGTGGTAAATGGAAAGCAGAGTAGCGCCTTGCATTAAATACAAATCTGGAACAAATATCAGGAAATAAAAAGAACTAAACAAAAATCCATCAGGGACATCAATTCACCATTTAAAATGTTCCGAATTGTCCCATTTGGACTCTTCCACATTTGTTTCAAGTTGAACTCCTTGACACGAGTTTCATCTATAAAAAACAAAGCCATTTTTAAGCACAAGCTACTTAGTAAGCCAAAGATTTATTCCCTATTAAAACATGTACATCGTTCCAGCTGAACCTAAGAATGCATACCCGGTGTTATAGTTGCACACTTTATTGCTACATTATACCTACAAAAGGccaaataataagaataattaaGGGATGAAAAAGTCTCGTGCACAGTTTTGAATGAGAGAAATAAATGGAATTGAAGGGTAGCAAAAGTTTAGAGAACTGATAAGTCAGATAAGTAAGAACTTTCCACGACATTTGacaaaaaaatgcacaaatttaACAACCGTATAAGCTGTATAGGAGCCTCTTTCCTTGAGACAATTCTAACTAGCAAATATAACAAAGCCACATTTTGTAGGTGCAAGTCTTGCAAAAGTCAAAGTCAACATATCCTTTTTTGATCGGGCAAAAGTGAACCTATCCTATAGCTGTAGAGATTAACAGATGAAAGAAGAATAATCATGAATTATGTCATGAATTCGAAAGAAATATACTAACAATAAGAGGGAGAAAAGGATAAGAAAGATTACATAAGAGTAGCTTGAGCACTTTCAACTGTGACTCTATCATTTGTTGCATCACGATTAGCGAGGCCAAGATCAAAGTACTTGATATCCAACTCCACAAAGGGAAATATAAGCTGTGGAAAAGTAATACAAAGAAGTTATATATAAtccctatatataattatatatagaacgAAAAAATATGGCATGATTGATGGAGAAGAAACAAAAGACCTTATCTTTGATGGATTTCCAAAAGACTCGAGTCATTTCATCTCCTGCATCGTATGAATACAAAGTTAGGACGGCATGGTCCTGGGTAAAGCCAATGAAAGAAGTAGGAATTCAGTGGAGTAATTACCGTCCATTTCAACGATGGGGTTAGCCACCTTTATCTTCTCGAAAgccatcttcctcttcttctccttcctcttcaaTTTTCCCCCAAAGTCTTCGACTTCTCCGCTAGCTTCTGCTTTTGATCTTCCAGCCTTGTCTGctcttttttttagattttagttttttgCTTTAGTAGTGCCGATCGAATAAACAATGGAGTTCCGATTCCTCCATTCGTTGGGTATTGAAGAGGACCCCCATTTCGAGACTACCTTtcactctcatttttcttcACGTTTAACATCATGCCCTTGAGAAGAGTTCGATCCCCACGTTCTTCACGAGAAAGGGACAAAATATTACAATTGCGTAAacagaaatgatttgtacaaatttcaaataaataaattttatacaaatttttataaaaaagtagattttactttaaaaaagtataaaaaaatttattatttattactaggatctattattttataaaaaacttgtatgaaacttatctatttaaaatttgtatctagcattactcttatgtaaaaaatgtttttctttcattagTTCAATTTTTGTATAAACCAACTAAAACTTTTTGGAAAAATCAGCTGACGTTCTTTTCACCTTCTAATAAGAAGCTGATACATTAATTTTCTTCTAAAGAAGGTAAAATAAACCTATCCATGTAGAATTAAGATTCttataatctaaaataattaaatctaaatttaaaaacaaatgtgGATGGTGTCCACCAAAGGTGGCCGGCAACCACCTCCGAGTGGCAAGAGACCACCATAGCCCCAACACAGTGATGGCACTAAATTCAGCCACCCAATATTAGATTCGATTGAATCTGACCACATTGATATTCAGTCATTTCCAACTGCTACCGAAGCAACAACCAAAttagttatttttgtaattattctACCTGGAAGGGATAAAATATACCATGTCCAAAGTAAGCATACTAGTCCCAGCCTAAGGGAGGAGGTCTCATCAAGaggaaatgaagataaaataaggAAGGAAAGATGGAACAAAAAAGCAGAAGAGATGGAAAGATGTCAAGAGAAAAGAGGTGATGTGACATAAACGAGGCaagatgtgacataaagtaagGGATGAGGATAGGATAAAAGGGAGGGAACCGGACGACTTCAGAGACTTTTAGCTAAGCTTCTCCTTCAGCTTTTTCAACCTCACGACAGTTCTCGAGCAAGAATATCTCTACCAGAAGATTAACCTCTGAGATCCATTGTACTGCGAGGAAGAGAGGCTATGAAAGACTCtaaaacaagtatattatagtggatcTCCCTGCTAGGCATGAGGCTGAGAGGATGTCTTAGCAAGAGAGTGTGGTAGTCCATAAGGCCGAGGGAACGACCATGTTGGAGGAGAGTGCAGACTCCCCTGAGGCCGAGGGAATGCCCCAGTTGGAGGTGCCCAAGCACAAGTCCATTGTTGATCACAAGGCTGAAGGAATGCTCGTGTTAGGGACCACAGCTGGCAGCGAGACTGAAGGTCCTCCCGAGTCGGAGCTATCAGGCAATCATGGCACCA encodes the following:
- the LOC121243277 gene encoding isocitrate dehydrogenase [NADP]-like gives rise to the protein MAFEKIKVANPIVEMDGDEMTRVFWKSIKDKLIFPFVELDIKYFDLGLANRDATNDRVTVESAQATLMYNVAIKCATITPDETRVKEFNLKQMWKSPNGTIRNILNGTVFREPIMCKNIPRLVPGWTKPICIGRHAFGDQYRATDTVIQGSGKLKLVFVPDGHYEKKEFEVFNFTGAGGVALSMYNTDESIRAFAEASMNTAYLKRWPLYLSTKNTILKKYDGRFKDIFQEIYETQWKSKFEAAGIWYEHRLIDDMVAYALKSEGGYVWACKNYDGDVQSDFLAQGFGSLGLMTSVLVCPDGKTIEAEAAHGTVTRHFRVHQRGGETSTNSIASIFAWTRGLAHRAKLDGNSRLSDFTEKLEAACIGTVESGKMTKDLALPIHGPKVARSLYLNTEQFIDAVAEELRARLFAKAKL